The DNA segment TTCGTTCCCTATTATCATGGCACGGCTGTTCCTCAAGACATTGCCGAGTCGGTGATGGGGTTCATTTTTTTATTCGCCTTTACGTTTCTTGTCTTGGCGTTATCGCTCACGTGGGTTGGTTTGGATTTTCAGACGAGCATGTCGGCAGCAGCCACCGCCATTGCCAATGTGGGTCCCGCCTTAGGGGGTGACCTTGGTCCCACTGATAGTTTTGCCTATCTTCCCGACCATGCCAAGTGGCTCTTGAGCGGGGGCATGCTCATTGGGCGTTTGGAGATTTATACGGCGCTGATAACGTTACTTCCTCGCTTTTGGCGTTGGTAATGACGTAGCGCCTTTTCCTATGGCGCTTATGGTAGGGCATCGAGACACCATGCGAGGATTGCGCGTTGGACATGGAGACGATTTTCCGCTTCCTTCCAGACGACAGAACGTTGGCTCTCGAAGACATGGTCGGTGACTTCTTCGCCTATGTGGGCTGGCAGGCAATGCATGAACAGGGCAGAGCGTGGCATATGGGAGACGAGGGCGTCATTGACTTGATAGGGGGCGAGGGCATCGATATGGGCTTGTGGCATGGAGACACCCATAGAGCGCCATGTATCTGTGACGACGGCATCCGCTGTGCGGACGGCATCTTGAGGATTGTCTATGATATGGATATGGGACGAAGGGAGGGGCGGTATCTTGCTCTGCAAGACGGGCGGGACGGAAAGATTGAGGCGAAATCCCCATGCTGTTGCCGCCTGAACCCATGAGCATGTGACATTGTTATAGTCGCCAAGCCATGCGATGGTGGCGTTGTCTATGACGCCACGTTCTTCTTCGAATGTCATAATGTCGGCAAGGATTTGACATGGATGGCTCTTGTCTGTCAAGCCGTTGATGACGGGGATGGTGACGTCATTCATCACCTCTTGTAATTCTTCCTCTGTGCCGCGGACAACGATGACATCGCTGTAGCATTGCAGGACTCGTGCGGTGTCTTTGAGTCGTTCGCCTCGTTGCATTTGGCTCTGTGATGCTCTTAGGTCGATGACATCGCCGCCTAAGCTCGTCATGGCGCGGTGGAAGGAGAGATGCGTGCGCGTTGAAGGACGTAGGAACAGCATAGAGAGGGTGAAGCCACGCAAGGCGGGAGGCAATGTTCTTGTCCTATGGTGCTTTTTCCATGTGCGCGCCACATCTAAAATATGGCGTAGGCTGTCGAGAGAGATGGCGGGCGAGTCGAGGTCTCGAAAATGGCGGAGCGCTGTTGACATGGATTCTGGCTTGGAGTCTGGCGTGAGGTCTGGACTGGCGGGGAGAGGACAATGAGACGTTCAGGGGCGGGACGAGGAAAGAGCCTCACAGCTGTTTTTGATGGCGCGCAGGGCTTCGTCAATATGCTGTTCATGAATGATAAGGGGCGGCAGGAGACGCAACACATTGTTGCTGGCGGGCACAGCGAGGAGAAGGGCCTGTCGAAAGGCATGGAGAACATCGGCCATAGGGACATGGCATACCAATCCCAACATTAATCCTTTTCCCCGCCATGCGGAGAAAATATGGGCATAGTCTTTGACGATGCTTGTCAAGCCATCTTGTAGGATATGGGCCATACGCATGACATGGTCTTGGAAGGTTTCTTCGGTGATGATTGTCAGTACTTTATGGGCAACGGCCATGGCGAGGGGATTTCCGCCAAAGGTTGAGCCATGGCACCCGCGTTCTAATCCTTGTGCCACATCATCGGAGCATAGGCATGCGCCTACTGGGAATCCGCCTCCTAATCCTTTTGCTGTGGCGAGGACGTGGGGTGTGGCGCTTGTCCATTGGTGGGCGAAGAGTTTTCCGCTCCGCATCATACCGCATTGCACTTCATCGAAGAACAAGAGACATCCATGCTCTCTGGCGAGGGTCGAGAGCGCTTCTAGATAGGCGTTGTCGGCTGTATAGATACCGCCTTCTCCTTGAATGGGCTCAACGAGGATGGCGGCTGTCTGGGGACTGAGACAGCGTGTCATGGCGTCTATATCACCAAAGGCCACATGGTCGAAGCCTGGTGGGAGAGGCGAAAAGCCGCGGGTGAGTTTTTCTTGTCCAGACGCGGCGATTCCACTGAGACTGCGCCCATGGAAGGCGCGTTGTGTGGCAATAATGCGATGGCGTTCGCCCTGTCCTTGTCTTTGAAAGAATCGGCGGCATAATTTGATTCCCGCCTCGATGGCTTCTGCGCCTGAATTACAGAAAAACACCTTGTCGGCAAACGAGTGCTGACAGAGAAGGGACGCCACCCGTTCCTGTCCGCCATCTGTGAACAGGTTCGAGAGATGCCATAATGTTGTGCTCTGTTGTGCCACCGTCTCAGCTAAGGCGGGATGACAATGTCCTAGACATGTGACACCGATACCACTGGTAAAATCTAGGTAACGTTGTCCCGTGTCATCGAAAAGATACGCCCCCTCGCCACGCACAAAGCGATGGGAGAATTGATAGGTCGGGAGAACATGGGAGGGGGGTGACATCATCCTTGTCATCATACGTTATATGTGTGTTACGGGGAGCACAAGCATACGCCATCATGCCTATTGTGTTAACCCCACCCCTTTTTTGATGAGAAGCCATGCCACCAGCAACAAGCCTATATTGATGAGGGTGATAGACAGAATGACGGCGAGAGAAAAAGGCATCCCATCGGCATGGCTGATAAAGCCATAGCGAAACCCATCGATGAGGTGAAAGCATGGGTTGTAAGACATCAATTGATGGATGGCGGGCGGAAATTGCTCTATGACGTAGAATGTCCCTGAGAGGAACGTCATGGGCGTGACGACAAAATTGGTGAGGGCGGCGAGATGGTCGAATTTATAAGCAAGGACACCACAGATGACGCCGATGGTCGCCAGCATGAAGGCAGCGGAGAGTCCATAAAACAGGATGTAGGCAGGCAAAGCAAAGGACACATGGGGGAAAAAAGGCATCATGC comes from the Alphaproteobacteria bacterium GM7ARS4 genome and includes:
- the argF gene encoding ornithine carbamoyltransferase; translation: MSTALRHFRDLDSPAISLDSLRHILDVARTWKKHHRTRTLPPALRGFTLSMLFLRPSTRTHLSFHRAMTSLGGDVIDLRASQSQMQRGERLKDTARVLQCYSDVIVVRGTEEELQEVMNDVTIPVINGLTDKSHPCQILADIMTFEEERGVIDNATIAWLGDYNNVTCSWVQAATAWGFRLNLSVPPVLQSKIPPLPSSHIHIIDNPQDAVRTADAVVTDTWRSMGVSMPQAHIDALAPYQVNDALVSHMPRSALFMHCLPAHIGEEVTDHVFESQRSVVWKEAENRLHVQRAILAWCLDALP
- a CDS encoding aspartate aminotransferase family protein, which encodes MTRMMSPPSHVLPTYQFSHRFVRGEGAYLFDDTGQRYLDFTSGIGVTCLGHCHPALAETVAQQSTTLWHLSNLFTDGGQERVASLLCQHSFADKVFFCNSGAEAIEAGIKLCRRFFQRQGQGERHRIIATQRAFHGRSLSGIAASGQEKLTRGFSPLPPGFDHVAFGDIDAMTRCLSPQTAAILVEPIQGEGGIYTADNAYLEALSTLAREHGCLLFFDEVQCGMMRSGKLFAHQWTSATPHVLATAKGLGGGFPVGACLCSDDVAQGLERGCHGSTFGGNPLAMAVAHKVLTIITEETFQDHVMRMAHILQDGLTSIVKDYAHIFSAWRGKGLMLGLVCHVPMADVLHAFRQALLLAVPASNNVLRLLPPLIIHEQHIDEALRAIKNSCEALSSSRP